Proteins co-encoded in one Nonlabens agnitus genomic window:
- a CDS encoding histidine kinase, with protein sequence MKFNKLIRLILISILIGVGITLVNLFLSGFDTTLKDSLSNIGMNSVFAFFLTFVNEALVDYLDRFLSWQKQPVWRLITGIIGSIIVTMVTLFFLIGFIQIVIYDVTVQEYLDKQSLEWYASGVIITLIITLIFHAFFFYKELQKSKIKEQKVIAGSATAQFDALKNQLDPHFLFNSLNVLVSLIEENPEAAVHFTTSLSKVYRYVLEQRGKGLVSLEEELAFARTYVRLLKMRFEDSLDISIPDSVSNPDLQMVPLSLQLLIENAVKHNTISDSQPLKLSIYEDGNQLVVENNLHEKAVVKNSTGVGLNNIASRYALLTTDQMTIEKNKEYFKVSLPLLNKNQIQASKTEVMEVKIEEFKLVQAREKVKDMKKFYDDAVKMLFILFFLGLLNYFTGGIPWVIFPAIGMGIGLFFQYQRSFDKSIFFNSRWQQNKIKELMNDKNF encoded by the coding sequence ATGAAATTCAATAAACTCATACGTCTTATTCTTATCAGCATCCTTATAGGTGTTGGGATCACACTGGTCAACCTATTTCTTTCTGGTTTTGATACCACCTTGAAGGACAGTTTGTCAAACATAGGCATGAATAGTGTTTTTGCCTTCTTTCTCACGTTTGTCAATGAGGCACTGGTAGATTATCTGGATCGGTTTTTATCCTGGCAAAAACAACCTGTATGGCGATTGATTACAGGTATTATAGGCTCAATCATCGTCACTATGGTGACGCTGTTTTTCCTCATTGGATTTATTCAGATAGTTATTTATGATGTGACGGTCCAGGAATATCTGGATAAGCAAAGTCTGGAATGGTATGCCTCTGGAGTGATCATTACACTCATCATTACGCTTATTTTTCACGCTTTCTTTTTCTATAAGGAACTTCAAAAATCTAAGATCAAGGAGCAAAAAGTTATCGCAGGATCTGCTACCGCTCAATTTGATGCACTTAAGAATCAGCTGGATCCTCATTTTTTATTCAATAGTCTCAACGTTTTAGTTTCCCTCATTGAAGAAAATCCTGAAGCTGCCGTCCATTTTACCACGTCGCTGTCCAAGGTGTACCGCTACGTGCTGGAACAACGCGGTAAAGGATTGGTGTCACTGGAAGAAGAATTGGCTTTTGCCAGAACCTATGTAAGACTTCTCAAGATGAGGTTTGAAGACAGCCTGGATATTTCCATTCCAGATAGTGTTTCAAATCCCGATTTACAGATGGTCCCATTGTCCCTGCAGCTGCTTATTGAAAATGCAGTCAAGCATAACACCATAAGCGACAGCCAGCCTTTAAAACTTTCCATTTATGAAGATGGCAACCAATTAGTGGTGGAAAATAACCTTCATGAAAAGGCAGTCGTTAAAAACAGTACCGGCGTTGGTCTCAATAATATCGCATCTAGATATGCTTTATTGACAACTGATCAAATGACTATTGAAAAAAACAAGGAATATTTTAAAGTGTCCTTACCGTTACTAAACAAAAACCAAATTCAAGCCTCAAAAACCGAAGTTATGGAAGTTAAAATAGAAGAATTTAAACTAGTCCAGGCTAGGGAAAAGGTCAAGGACATGAAAAAGTTCTATGACGATGCAGTCAAGATGCTGTTCATCCTATTTTTCCTAGGATTGCTCAACTACTTTACTGGCGGTATTCCATGGGTAATTTTTCCAGCCATAGGTATGGGAATAGGCCTTTTCTTCCAGTACCAGCGCAGTTTTGACAAGAGTATTTTCTTTAACTCAAGATGGCAACAAAACAAGATCAAAGAACTAATGAACGATAAAAACTTTTAA
- a CDS encoding 2TM domain-containing protein: MNTQETYQERYTRAKARVEELKSFYNHVIIYFIVNAGLAALNYYGDQWRFPWFLFPLLGWGIGLLSHAAGVYRLNPFTGKDWEDRKLRELMDQDQSQTLTNNQ; the protein is encoded by the coding sequence ATGAATACACAAGAAACATATCAAGAACGATACACTAGAGCAAAAGCACGTGTTGAAGAGCTCAAAAGTTTTTACAACCACGTCATTATATACTTTATTGTAAACGCAGGTCTTGCAGCACTTAATTATTACGGTGATCAATGGAGGTTTCCATGGTTTCTATTTCCATTACTAGGTTGGGGCATAGGGCTGCTTAGCCACGCTGCTGGCGTTTATAGGCTCAATCCATTCACAGGCAAGGACTGGGAAGACCGTAAATTGCGTGAGCTCATGGACCAGGATCAATCGCAAACTTTAACTAACAACCAATGA